GGGAACCGAAGGAATTAAAACAGCAGAGAAATAGACAACCTGAGTTTTAAACTGCATAGAGCATACGAGCTTTTAGTAAATCTAAGTTGGCTCGACCATACATTTGGCGTTTAATTAGCTTCAACTTATTAATTTGTCCCTCAACTTGACCATTACTCCATTCGTACTTGAGAGCAGCAGAGACTGCCGAGTAATCTTGCTGAATACCAACTGCAAAGTTTTTCATTTCCATAATCTGACTCCCAAGAGCTTGTGCTAGCCACTCATCTAAAACATTTGCTGGTTGGCGTTGTTTAATCAATTCTTGGAATGATTTGGCTAGGTTTTGTAGTGTGCGGCATTCTGGACACTCATCACACACATACTTGATAAACGTTTGCTGTTCTAGATTTAATTGTTCTAATGGTTTTAATAACCACTGTGCTACAAGTCGAGCATTGGGGAGTTTAAAAGTTGTTTTGGCTTGGAGAAATTTTCGTTGCTGTTGAAGTGTCAAATTCTTCCTTTGTTTACGTAATCGTCTTAGACGCAGCGTATCGTTAAGTCGAATTGTTTGTCTAGCATAAGCAGCCACTACTCTGCCAATACGTTCACAGAATATTCTTTGTGGGCAATTTGATTCTAGACAAAAGAACTTACGGGTGATTAGTTGCATCCGCACCCTGGTTCCTTGCTTAACATCGCACATCCCTTGATTACAATTTTCTTTCTTAGCTTCTTTATCCTTTTTACTTCTGCCCTCTGCCTCCTGCCTTCTGCCTTAACACCCATCACCAAAATTGCGTGAGAACCCAAAATTTTTCGCTCTCCGGGTAAGGTGATTATGTCCGATGATTTTGATGAGCCATTGGCAGGTTTTGAGGAATATGCTCCCTGAAAATCTTGCTTGATACTCATAAAACTTTTTGCCAAGTCATCATAAGTCCACATCGAATCTAAACAGTGAACTTTGAGCAAGATGACAATATCTTGAGGTTTTTGAGCCGATTTCATTCGGGAGCTAGTCAGCAATATTCTTTATTCATGAATTACGAATAAAACTATTATAACTTAAATTATTTGACTTGAAATTGACGTTTGAATGGGGGATGAAAACCAATCATAATATCTGAAGTGGGTACACTTATCTCAACATGATCTCATTCATGATTAATCGTTTTGAGTCTGCAAATAGGCACTTAGATCTTCCAAAGAGTTAAAATTGAGGACAGCTATNGAATATTAGTTAATTTAAAAAACGAAAAATTAGTCTAAATCGAACCAAATTTTCATACATTGAGAACAGATAATCGCATAAAAACCCAGCAGCATAACGATTTATAGATATCCAAAAGCAGTAGGGCCTACTCGCTTTTCCTCAACTAAAGGAGAGCCGAGTTTATGCAATGGAAACCCGTAACCGTCTTGTTGCTGACATCCATCTTGTTCATGCAACATTCCTTAGCGATCGCTCAAACCTCTTCTCAAAAGAATAATACTTCTCAAACCTCCCAATGTAAAGATACAGACGGTCGAATTATTCCATGTCCTCACTAAGGGGAAATTTGGGTAGTGCTTAAGCGTTTTTGAGCTAATCCAATCCAAGAGTCATCATCGGGAGACTCCGGTTGAGCTAAGTTTAAACAGCTTTTCCAAAACGGCAAAGCTCCTAACCTGTCTCCCCGTTCATCTTTAACCTGGGCTATCAAACAATAGGCGGCGGCGCGCTGAGGGTTCAGTTCCTTAGCCGTTTCTAAAATGTTTAAAGCTTCACTATCGCGCCCCTGTTTCCACCGCGCCCAACCTAGATTTTTCAACAAGGAATAACGCACCTGTTGATCCTCATCGTCAACCCATTTGAGTCCTAACTGACTTAAATGAGCACTTTGATTATAATCATAGTCTTTAACTATCATCAATCGAGCTAAATCACTATAGGCAGCAGGCAAACCTTCCTGGGCAGCAAATTGAAAGTGTTTTCGAGCACAGTCTAGGTCTTGAACCGACTCACAAAGCTTTCCTAAAGTATAACGGGTAGCGCGATTATTAGGCTCTAAAATTAAAGCGAATTTGAGCGTCATTTGTACTAGAGATAATTGACCAGATTGATAAAAATCCCACCATTGATTATGTAAGGTTTTAGCAAGTGGCGGTCTAACCATAAACCAACTAAACCCTCCTAAAGTTAATAAAAGTAAAGCGACTTTTGCCTGTTTTGAAAAAGAAAATTGCTTTTGAAGGGGATATTGGAAAAGTTCAGGAAAATAGGCGGGATGCTGATAAATGACAGGCAACCAACTTGCACAGGGAAACTTGTCTTCAAACTCATCCTGTAACCGTTGCCGTGCTTCTCGAACTGCACAATATAAGGATTCTCCTTTGGTCATTGCCAGGAGGAAATATTTTAAAAAAGCTTGGGCAACTAAATCGGGAACTAATTCCCGCATAACAATCATTTGGGGAATATTCAAATCGTCGAGTTTTTCAGCTAATCCCAAGCCATCACAGGAATTAAAAATCGCTAGTTTTAATCCTCGTTGAACANCAGAATAATAGCCAGAGCCGCTTCTTTACGAACAGTAAGCCTCGTTTGAGTAATCAACGCTTTGAGATCGGCATTGGAGGAAATCTCTTGGGCAGCAATACTCGCCTCTTCAACAATCCTATTGCCCAGACTAATATTATGACAAGCATCCCACTCCGTTTCTGCCATCA
The sequence above is a segment of the Planktothrix tepida PCC 9214 genome. Coding sequences within it:
- a CDS encoding transposase, whose amino-acid sequence is MCDVKQGTRVRMQLITRKFFCLESNCPQRIFCERIGRVVAAYARQTIRLNDTLRLRRLRKQRKNLTLQQQRKFLQAKTTFKLPNARLVAQWLLKPLEQLNLEQQTFIKYVCDECPECRTLQNLAKSFQELIKQRQPANVLDEWLAQALGSQIMEMKNFAVGIQQDYSAVSAALKYEWSNGQVEGQINKLKLIKRQMYGRANLDLLKARMLYAV